The window GCAAATACCAATGGTATTTTATTTCCAAATTGTGGAATTCTCCATTTTCCGGGCGCAAATTCCTCTACATGCCTGAAACAAGGATATGGCGACCAGTCAAATTCTCTGAAGGTGTTTATAGACATACCTTTTTTAATCAAATTATCAATAACGTCTGATAAAGAGTGGTTCCACATCACATATTCCTGTACAATAGGGGCAGACTGATCCGCATAGGTTCCTTCATACGTTTCTACGATGGGTTTCTCATTAAAATAATTGTAGGCTACTTTGGTAAAGTCGTCATCAAACATCCAAACGGCAGGATGAAATTCTGCCATAATAAAATTCCCACCCGGCTTTAGGAAGTGATTGATAATACCGGCCCATTTTTCAAGATCCGGAAGCCATCCGATTGTACCATAACTTGTATAAACGATATCATATTTCTGATCGAGAACATTCGGTAAGTCATATACATCTGAGCAGATAAATTCTGTATCGGCACCACCTGTCTGAGCAAGCTCTCTGGCTGCATCAATGGCTTTGTCGGAAAGATCTATTCCGGTCACTTTAGCGCCCATCCTTGACATTGAAATGGAATCCTGTCCGAAATGACACTGCAAATGCAGAATGGTTTTTCCTTTGATATCTCCAAGAAGCTCAAGTTCTATAGAGTTCAGAGAGGTTCTTCCCTTTAAAAATTCATCTACAAAGTAGAAATCGGATTTCAGATGCGGTTCTACTTTTGCATTCCACGAATTTCTGTTTATTTCTAAGTAATTTTCCATGGTTTAAGTTTAAAACAATTTAGTTTCTTTAATTTTTTTTTATAAAAACTATCTCATCCATCCCTGAACAATATAGTTTTTTGTCATTATTTTTTTCTCAGGCTGGCTGGTATCCGCCGGTTGAAACCACACTTCAATTCTGGCTCCATAAAACTGTCCCCAGTCGCCTTCAAAAATTGTAAATTCATCTTTTAACTCAAATCTTCTTAATTCATCTGTTTTATTTTCTACCTCAATCTGGCTTTTCTTTTTTATACTTCTCTCAGAAAGTATCTGATTGTTGGTAATTTCAAATATTTTAAGATATACTTTTCCTTTTTCAATCTTATTAAAAAACAGATCATATTTATAAATACCTGGCTGGAAATAGTCATACAGGATAATATCTTGTTGACTCATATTAATTCTGTCTTTTTCATCATCAAATTTTAAAGGCTTTTCAAACTTAATATGATGCGGAATTTCTAATCCTTCTGCGAAGAAATCATAAGGATAAAACATCAAAGCAAAAGAGAAATATCCATAAGTTAGTAGTGCAAGTATTCCTGTTGAAAGAATTTGCAGCATTCCCTTTAAATAATCTCTTTTGACAATTCTTATACTACCCAGAATAAAGCAAATTGTATAAAAAATAAAAGGAAGAAAACAGCAGGTGTAGAGTATGTATTTGCCAGGTATAGAAAGTCCACAAAAACAGAGAAAAGCTATAAAGACGCTTAAAATAACTGAATTACTCCATCTTTCATTAAAAATGTTCCACATTTTATGGCAGTTTATCTACTAATTTCTTCTTTTGCTCGAGAAATTCTTCTTCGGTCAGCACTCCAGCCTCTCTCAGTCTTCCCAACTGTTCCAGCTGGTCTAAAACGCTGGGTTCAGATTTACTCTGAAAATGCTGTTCCGGACGTGACATAAATTCTCTTACTTTTTCGCAAAACAGCTCAGCGTGGTACTTTCCTACTCCATCAATCTCTACAACGTCATCTGTAACCTGGATATCTACAGAAGCCAATAAGAATTCCGTTTCATATTGTATGGAGCTTATTTTGCTGTAAGAAAAATCTTCCACCTTCAATCCGTACATGAATTCCTTGTCTACAAAAATCAGCCTTCTGTCGGTAGCGACTAAAATGATATGATGGTTGTTCATTTTATTTCTGCCCTCAACAAGATAGATCATTCTTTCTTCCGGTGAAAGGATATCCGGCAATTCATGAATTTCTTTTCTGGCAAATATGGTGGGGCTGATGTCGAGACTTTTTAATTCATCTTTTATTTCGTCAAGTCTGGATTTTTCACTCATCGTGTTGGGTTTTGTAGGTTAAAATTAGTGTTTATTAACAGGGAAATTTAATCTGATACAACATTATTCTTCCGAAGGGATTACAATAGAAGTGTGTAAACAGTACAGCTTCCAGCCTAGGGTTTCGTACAGTAATTTTCCTTCTTCCGTAGCTACTAAAAGATTATTGGTAACTCCTCTGGACAAGGCAATTTTCTCAAGTTCTTTTAGTAAAAAGGTAGCGAGTCCTTTTCATTGATGATTCTTTTCAGTAATAATTCTGTCATACACGGCCATATCATCTGTAAGAGAAACACGGCCTATAGAAGCCTGCTCGTCATTCTCTGCTGCAATCCTCACTACAAAAGTAGTATTGTACTCAGAAAATTCTAAATGATATCCTTTTGCAAGACTGATTTCCGGGAAATTCATCGGTTGAAAACAGGTCATCATATATCCCTGTGGCTGCAATCTCCACCGTTCGGGGATTTTGCTTATAAATTCTTCGGGAGAGATGGATACTTTCAGATGAATCCAGGGCTCATTTATTGAATGGGCAAGCCGGAAAAAATCATCATTCAGCTCAGGAAATACATAGCGCTCTTTTTGCTTTTCGTCTCCTACTATCACCTGAAATCCGGATGTATAGGGAACAGGAAAAGGTACTTCCCGCGATAAGCACCATCCTTTAAGCCATTTTTCTACAATTTCTACCGATACTTTGCCTTCCATTTTTGTGTATTAAAAGTTTTATTTTAACTGATCCAATAATTTCTTTTTTTGCTCAGCAAATTCTGAATCAGTAAGGATTCCTCTTTCTCTCAGTTGTCCTAATTTTTCAAGCTGATTAAAAATTTCTTCAGATGAAACTGTACCATTTTTATCTGCCTGATCTGTTTGTTTTGATAATTTCCCCTGAGGATTATTATAGATACCTTTTATCTTATCATAGAATTTCTCTGCATCTTCTTTATCCATGAAACACTCAAACTCTACCACTCTTTCCTCGAGATGCAATTTAATAATCGGGGACTTTGAATGTGATACAAAACTGACCTCTTTAATGGTTTCATTAGGATAATCATTGATTTTTGCATCCCCAAACATAGCTTTTGATATGGAAATCAGTCTTACAGGTGTTGCCACCAATATCCCGGCGGCCAGGGTATTTACAAACTGAGCATCTGTAATGGCAATCATCGGCTCTTCTTCCGGGATGAGATAAGGCAATTCTTTTATTTCTCCTTTGGTAAAGATGGAAAGGCTGGCATTCAGCATTTCCAGCTCATTCTTTATTTTCTGATATCTTCTCTTGTAAGTTTCTTTTGAGATTTCACGGGAACCGGAGTTTATTATTACAGGGAGATGCTGTTCAGCAACCCTCATTGTCTGAACTGCTTCATTTTTTTCTTCGCTCAGCATTTTGCTGATATCATTAATGCTGAATTGAGTGAGATTGTACAGTAATTCTTCGTTGATATCGCTTACTTTATTTAAACATTTATTGCACAAAACATTGCCGTCTGAGAGCTTATTCGCTCCCAAAAGGGTATCCATGGATGTTAGTTCTGTATTGCACAATGCACAGTTATTGCTCATTTTTTTTCTTTTATAATTGATCTAGCAGTTTTTTCTTTTGTTCTGCAAATTCTTGATCTGTCAAAATTCCGTTTTCTCTCAGTCTGCCTAATTTTTCAAGCTGCTCAAAAATAGCTTCGGGGTCTTTTTGAACAGCAGAATATACGTTTTCTTCTACCAAATCAGGAAGCGTTTGAGCAAATGCCTGAAATGGACTTGAATTTTGCATGAATCCGTTTTCGTTATAAGCCGTTCCCTTGTTTTGAACATTGGAGAATACTCTTCCGTCATTTTTATTGTGTAATTTAAACTGTGCTCCCCCTCTGGGTGTACTGATTTTCAAGATAGAATACAACAGATTTTCAGTATGGTCTATGGAAGAAATATCCTGAAGAAGGAATTCATTTTTTACGATTCCGCCAAGAAATTTTTTATCTATAAAAGCGACTCTTTTCTGGGTTGAAAATATAATTCCTTCCCGGTTGCTCTGAAGATCTATTCCTTCTGCAACAGCAAGCAGTCTTTCGTCTCTATCCAGCACATTGGCAAGTTCATTAACTTCTTCGTTAGC of the Chryseobacterium aureum genome contains:
- a CDS encoding N-acetyltransferase, with amino-acid sequence MEGKVSVEIVEKWLKGWCLSREVPFPVPYTSGFQVIVGDEKQKERYVFPELNDDFFRLAHSINEPWIHLKVSISPEEFISKIPERWRLQPQGYMMTCFQPMNFPEISLAKGYHLEFSEYNTTFVVRIAAENDEQASIGRVSLTDDMAVYDRIITEKNHQ
- a CDS encoding PH domain-containing protein, which produces MSNNCALCNTELTSMDTLLGANKLSDGNVLCNKCLNKVSDINEELLYNLTQFSINDISKMLSEEKNEAVQTMRVAEQHLPVIINSGSREISKETYKRRYQKIKNELEMLNASLSIFTKGEIKELPYLIPEEEPMIAITDAQFVNTLAAGILVATPVRLISISKAMFGDAKINDYPNETIKEVSFVSHSKSPIIKLHLEERVVEFECFMDKEDAEKFYDKIKGIYNNPQGKLSKQTDQADKNGTVSSEEIFNQLEKLGQLRERGILTDSEFAEQKKKLLDQLK
- a CDS encoding PH domain-containing protein, whose amino-acid sequence is MNTICALCGTPLTETDLSVGKNKLADGGYLCTECFTKAITINKNLINNLDQFYFAEITGMILKSKIEASQNSGGFQSNSHYEYDAPTRLDEIKDQIVALNARLSVLANEEVNELANVLDRDERLLAVAEGIDLQSNREGIIFSTQKRVAFIDKKFLGGIVKNEFLLQDISSIDHTENLLYSILKISTPRGGAQFKLHNKNDGRVFSNVQNKGTAYNENGFMQNSSPFQAFAQTLPDLVEENVYSAVQKDPEAIFEQLEKLGRLRENGILTDQEFAEQKKKLLDQL
- a CDS encoding class I SAM-dependent methyltransferase — encoded protein: MENYLEINRNSWNAKVEPHLKSDFYFVDEFLKGRTSLNSIELELLGDIKGKTILHLQCHFGQDSISMSRMGAKVTGIDLSDKAIDAARELAQTGGADTEFICSDVYDLPNVLDQKYDIVYTSYGTIGWLPDLEKWAGIINHFLKPGGNFIMAEFHPAVWMFDDDFTKVAYNYFNEKPIVETYEGTYADQSAPIVQEYVMWNHSLSDVIDNLIKKGMSINTFREFDWSPYPCFRHVEEFAPGKWRIPQFGNKIPLVFALAAEKK
- a CDS encoding PH domain-containing protein — its product is MSEKSRLDEIKDELKSLDISPTIFARKEIHELPDILSPEERMIYLVEGRNKMNNHHIILVATDRRLIFVDKEFMYGLKVEDFSYSKISSIQYETEFLLASVDIQVTDDVVEIDGVGKYHAELFCEKVREFMSRPEQHFQSKSEPSVLDQLEQLGRLREAGVLTEEEFLEQKKKLVDKLP